The genomic window CGAAGCTGTTTATCGTGAAGGCCTTAAGAACGTAACGGCAGGTGCTAATCCTATGGCACTTAAAAGAGGTATTGAAAAAGCGGTTGAAGTTATTGTTAAAGAATTAGAAAAGTTTTCTAAGAAAGTTGACAATAAGAACAACAAAGAAGTTGAGCAAGTTGGAACAATCGCAGCTAATGGCGACGTGACGATTGGAAAGAATTTAGCTCAAGCGTTTAGTGTTGTTGGAAAAGACGGTGTTATTACTGTTGAAGAATCTAAAACAATGCAAACTGAACTAAAGGTTGTTGAAGGAATGCAGTTTGATCAAGGGTATCTTTCTCCATATTTTTCTACAGATATGGAAAAAATGGAATGTGAACTTGAAAATCCGGCTATTCTTGTTTATGAAAAAAAGATTAGCAATATTAAAGACCTTGTTCCAGTTCTTGAGCAAGTTGCTAAGCTTGGAAAGCCAATCTTAATTATTTGTGAAGAAGTCGAAGGTGAAGCTCTAGCAACATTGGTTGTTAACAATTTAAGAAAAACATTGGTTTGCGCTGCCGTTAAGGCTCCAGGATATGGTGATCGTCGAAAAGCAATGCTAGAAGATATTGCTGTTTTGACTGGCGCACGCGCTATTACTGAAGAGCTTGGTCTTAAGCTTGAAAATGTTACAATTGATGACCTCGGATCCGCGAAAAAGGTTAAGATTGATAAAGAAACAACAACTATTATTGAAGGTGCAGGTAAAAAAGATAAAATTACTTTCCGCATCAATCAAATTAATAATCAAATTGAAAAAATAGATTCTAATTATGACCGTGAAAAGCTTCAAGAAAGATTAGCTAAGCTTTCTGGTGGTGTGGCGGTTATTAGTGTTGGTGCAGCGACAGAATCTGAAATGAAAGAAAAGAAAGCTCGTGTAGAAGATGCGCTACATGCAACACGCGCAGCTCTTCAAGAAGGCATTGTTCCAGGAGGTGGAGTTGCTCTCCTTCGAACGATTCCTGCTTTGGATGCCCTTAAAGTTAAAGGGGATGAAGCTACGGGCGTTAAAATTATTAAGCGTGCAATCGAAGAGCCTATTCGTCAGCTTTGTGAAAATGCTGGTCTTGATGGATCTGTGATTGTCCAGAAATTAAAAGAAGAAAAAGTTAATATTGGATATGATATTAATAAAGATACGTATGTCGATATGTTTGAATCTGGCGTTATTGATCCAACAAAAGTAACGCGTACAGCGCTTCAAAATGCTTCAAGTATTGCATCACTTCTTTTAACAACGGAAGTTTTGATAACAGATATTCCTGAAGAAAAGCCAGCGATGCCTCAAATGCCAGCAGGCATGGGCGGCATGGGTGGAATGATGTAAAATTGCGTTTAAAATAAACGTAAAAACATCTATTTTTAAGGAAAATAATGTGGGCAAGGGTCTTTTAAGACCCTTGCCCATTTTCTCATAGATATATATTTATATTGACTTTTTAGGCATATATAAGTATATTATATGTTTATAAGTTTACAAAACTGCCTTCCGCAGGAATCAAAATATATATATTCAAGGAGGTTACGTAAAATGGCAGAATGGATCGGAATTGGAAGAAGAGCAAGGCGTTGTTATGGGTTTGATGAGGTTGCCTTGGTGCCTGGACGTATCACTGTTAACCCAAATGAGGTTGATGTTAGCTGGAAATTAGGAAAAATGAAGTTTAAAACTCCCATTTTGGCTGCTGCCATGGATGGGGTTGTGGATGTTGATTTTGCTATTGCGATGGGTAAATTAGGGGGCATTGCGGTCTTAAACCTTGATGGTGTTCAAACCCGATACGAAAACCCAAAAGAAGTTTTGAGT from Candidatus Omnitrophota bacterium includes these protein-coding regions:
- the groL gene encoding chaperonin GroEL (60 kDa chaperone family; promotes refolding of misfolded polypeptides especially under stressful conditions; forms two stacked rings of heptamers to form a barrel-shaped 14mer; ends can be capped by GroES; misfolded proteins enter the barrel where they are refolded when GroES binds): MAKQLIFNEEARRAILKGVEQLAKAVKVTLGPKGRNAVLDKRFGSPTITKDGVTVAKEIDLKDPYENMGAQMVKEVAEKTSDLAGDGTTTATVLTEAVYREGLKNVTAGANPMALKRGIEKAVEVIVKELEKFSKKVDNKNNKEVEQVGTIAANGDVTIGKNLAQAFSVVGKDGVITVEESKTMQTELKVVEGMQFDQGYLSPYFSTDMEKMECELENPAILVYEKKISNIKDLVPVLEQVAKLGKPILIICEEVEGEALATLVVNNLRKTLVCAAVKAPGYGDRRKAMLEDIAVLTGARAITEELGLKLENVTIDDLGSAKKVKIDKETTTIIEGAGKKDKITFRINQINNQIEKIDSNYDREKLQERLAKLSGGVAVISVGAATESEMKEKKARVEDALHATRAALQEGIVPGGGVALLRTIPALDALKVKGDEATGVKIIKRAIEEPIRQLCENAGLDGSVIVQKLKEEKVNIGYDINKDTYVDMFESGVIDPTKVTRTALQNASSIASLLLTTEVLITDIPEEKPAMPQMPAGMGGMGGMM